From one Oceanotoga teriensis genomic stretch:
- a CDS encoding ABC transporter ATP-binding protein yields MDENIIDLKNLTISFKEKKSELIAVNDVSFGIKKGEILGLVGESGCGKTVTSLAILKLISKNAQIKKGEILYRDKNLLNLSEKELKKIRGKNISMIFQEPMSSLNPLLKVGNQIKEIINIHRIGDKKDNKDKVIKLMKNVGLASPENTYNKYPHELSGGQRQRIMIAIAIANNPDLIIADEPTTALDVTIQAQIIELLKGINENKKSSILFISHDLALIKEMSNRIIIMYAGFIVEEAETKELFNNTLHPYTKGLLESIPEPSKKGSKLNTIKGKVADSKQRLIGCPFKERCPISVEKCFIKLPDLKEKNGHKVRCFMA; encoded by the coding sequence ATGGATGAGAATATAATAGATTTAAAGAATTTAACCATATCTTTCAAAGAAAAAAAATCAGAACTAATTGCAGTTAATGATGTAAGTTTTGGTATAAAAAAAGGTGAAATATTAGGTCTTGTAGGAGAGTCTGGGTGTGGGAAAACAGTTACATCTCTTGCAATATTAAAACTAATTTCAAAAAATGCCCAAATAAAAAAAGGTGAAATATTATATAGAGATAAAAATCTTTTAAATCTTTCAGAAAAAGAATTAAAAAAAATAAGAGGAAAAAATATTTCTATGATATTTCAAGAACCAATGTCATCTTTAAATCCACTTTTAAAAGTTGGAAATCAAATTAAAGAAATAATAAACATTCATCGAATTGGTGATAAAAAAGATAATAAAGATAAAGTAATAAAATTAATGAAAAACGTAGGATTAGCCTCACCTGAAAATACATATAATAAATATCCACATGAATTATCGGGAGGCCAAAGACAGAGAATAATGATTGCAATTGCAATTGCAAATAATCCCGATTTAATAATAGCTGATGAACCAACAACAGCTTTGGATGTTACTATACAAGCACAAATAATAGAGCTTTTAAAAGGTATAAATGAAAATAAAAAATCTTCGATATTATTTATTTCTCATGATCTTGCATTGATCAAAGAAATGTCTAATAGAATAATAATAATGTATGCTGGTTTTATAGTAGAAGAAGCTGAAACAAAAGAATTATTCAATAATACATTACATCCATATACAAAAGGTCTTTTGGAATCAATACCAGAGCCATCTAAAAAAGGGAGCAAGTTAAATACCATAAAAGGTAAAGTAGCGGATTCTAAACAAAGGCTTATAGGGTGTCCTTTTAAAGAAAGATGTCCGATTTCAGTAGAAAAATGTTTTATTAAATTACCTGATTTGAAAGAAAAAAATGGACATAAAGTCAGATGTTTCATGGCATAA
- a CDS encoding ABC transporter ATP-binding protein, whose amino-acid sequence MKNDYILEVNNLKTYFKQPKRKLFKKTEYLKAVNGVNFKVRKGEVFGLVGESGCGKSTTGQTIVKLIQATDGEIIFNGKDILKLKNRDLKELRRNIQIIFQDPYSSLNPKKRIGWILEEPLKNYDYKNTRKRKEKVCEMLEIAGFSKEFYNRYPHELSGGQRQRIIILHALMLNPQLVISDEAVSALDVSVQAQILNLMKRLQNEFNLTYIFISHDLNVVYYISDRIAVMYFGEIVEIADVEELYNNPLHPYTKALLSAIPKIDKTTGKKRIILKGDVPDPLNPPEGCPFHTRCPNVMEICKNKKPEMIENLNKHKVMCHLYQK is encoded by the coding sequence ATGAAAAATGATTATATTCTTGAAGTTAATAATTTAAAGACTTATTTTAAACAACCTAAAAGAAAACTATTCAAAAAAACTGAATATTTAAAAGCTGTAAATGGAGTTAATTTTAAGGTAAGAAAAGGTGAAGTATTTGGCTTAGTAGGAGAATCTGGATGTGGAAAATCTACAACAGGACAAACGATAGTAAAGCTAATACAAGCTACTGATGGAGAAATAATCTTCAATGGTAAAGATATTTTAAAATTAAAAAATAGAGATCTAAAAGAGTTGAGAAGGAATATACAAATAATATTTCAAGATCCATATTCATCTTTAAACCCTAAAAAGCGAATAGGTTGGATACTTGAAGAACCATTAAAAAATTATGATTATAAAAATACAAGAAAAAGAAAAGAAAAAGTTTGTGAAATGCTTGAAATAGCAGGATTTAGTAAAGAATTTTATAATAGATATCCTCATGAATTATCAGGGGGTCAAAGACAAAGAATAATAATATTACATGCTTTGATGTTAAACCCTCAATTGGTGATATCTGATGAAGCTGTTTCGGCTTTAGATGTATCTGTTCAAGCACAAATATTAAATTTGATGAAAAGACTTCAAAATGAATTTAATCTAACCTATATATTTATCTCACATGATTTAAATGTTGTTTATTATATAAGTGATAGAATAGCAGTGATGTATTTTGGAGAAATAGTTGAAATTGCAGATGTTGAAGAATTATACAATAATCCTCTTCATCCATATACAAAAGCTTTATTATCCGCTATTCCTAAAATAGATAAAACAACTGGTAAGAAAAGAATAATCTTAAAGGGAGATGTTCCAGATCCATTAAATCCACCAGAAGGTTGTCCTTTTCATACAAGATGTCCAAATGTAATGGAAATATGTAAAAATAAAAAGCCAGAAATGATAGAAAATTTAAATAAACATAAAGTAATGTGTCATTTATATCAAAAATAA
- a CDS encoding PGAP1-like alpha/beta domain-containing protein, with protein sequence MSQKVILTSIIIALIAGSISFLSFIEINDQAQDKIMPPQDVTVEEYSYDKVSLKWNNMNSRQKNIIVLFKDIQKDEIYNMRILSPNTNYIEMFVKPNIQTKVIVRAVTDEGINFDNDDLTFLMIRNEDEDHIFKLKDTEILLYKGSYIKDFDTFVYNGYDKETDQNYVKIDYIPYNPEENIIEKIIKEKNYSINNFMFPIGIKTLNKNINLNTPRYMNVESVSKVVDTVAFKKSTNYYPLIPTFLTDSDFEQIFPTIVNVYSPIFFNLPVYQSLEIKLYYNQQKEVPHFAELWKVKPEFDEIKFYEDLVFFNELIPIKAQSFRKTELQLNKEKKEFQKNKKALIFVHGLQIIDLKNKTEEGFPWRINSRFEYFNQWFRYIYENDEKFKDFDFYEFLYDTHTQTVEDFGKDLNEIMTKNDFFDEKNGYDEIYFISHSMGGLVSRFTVNQGDYDNIGNIVTINAVNRGSPLQNLPQLFSSQIVKNIVPNTNFMIPLLEIGKKLIVSFFNGENLTIDKEVEEILQSNPVFFPVVFSQLGMLDPFYGGTSINYDNEEYLASLEKTLYPQVTEGKIFKSNQLVKNLNKDDKYLDKTVIVYSTTNEKSGDIAYNFSYAVLKAFGDMTGSTDDDIENDGAVPLSSQIIEGVEGPKIDNTYSENTTHKGILSNEKVIEGVFKKYILMGGIQK encoded by the coding sequence TTGAGTCAAAAAGTCATATTAACTTCTATAATAATAGCTTTAATAGCTGGAAGTATTAGTTTTTTAAGTTTCATAGAAATAAATGATCAAGCTCAAGATAAAATAATGCCGCCTCAAGATGTAACCGTTGAAGAATATTCTTATGATAAAGTTTCTTTAAAATGGAATAATATGAATTCAAGACAAAAAAATATAATAGTTTTATTCAAAGATATTCAAAAAGATGAAATTTATAATATGAGAATACTCAGTCCAAATACAAATTATATAGAGATGTTTGTAAAGCCCAATATTCAAACGAAAGTTATAGTGAGAGCTGTTACAGATGAAGGAATAAACTTTGATAATGACGATTTAACATTTCTCATGATAAGAAATGAAGATGAAGATCATATATTTAAATTAAAAGACACAGAAATTCTTTTATACAAAGGTTCTTATATAAAAGATTTTGATACTTTTGTTTATAATGGATATGATAAAGAAACAGATCAAAATTATGTAAAAATAGATTATATACCTTATAATCCAGAAGAAAATATAATAGAAAAAATAATTAAAGAAAAAAATTATTCTATAAATAATTTTATGTTCCCAATAGGAATAAAAACTCTCAATAAAAATATAAATTTAAATACACCAAGATATATGAATGTCGAAAGTGTAAGTAAAGTTGTTGATACAGTGGCATTCAAAAAATCAACAAATTATTATCCATTGATACCTACATTTCTTACAGATAGTGATTTTGAACAGATTTTTCCAACTATAGTTAATGTATACTCACCAATATTTTTTAACCTTCCAGTATATCAGTCCCTTGAAATAAAATTATATTATAATCAACAAAAAGAAGTGCCACATTTTGCTGAACTTTGGAAAGTAAAACCAGAATTTGATGAAATAAAGTTTTATGAAGATCTCGTGTTTTTCAATGAATTAATACCCATAAAAGCTCAAAGCTTTAGAAAAACAGAACTTCAATTGAATAAAGAAAAAAAAGAATTTCAAAAAAATAAAAAAGCATTAATATTTGTACATGGACTTCAAATAATAGATTTAAAAAATAAAACAGAAGAAGGATTTCCATGGAGAATAAACAGTAGATTTGAATATTTTAATCAATGGTTTAGATATATATATGAAAATGATGAAAAATTTAAAGACTTTGATTTTTATGAATTTTTATATGATACTCATACTCAAACCGTTGAAGATTTTGGAAAAGACTTAAATGAAATAATGACAAAAAATGACTTCTTCGATGAAAAAAATGGTTATGATGAAATTTATTTTATTTCACATAGTATGGGAGGTCTTGTTTCAAGATTTACAGTTAATCAAGGTGATTATGATAATATAGGAAATATAGTCACTATAAATGCGGTTAATAGAGGTTCCCCCTTACAAAATTTGCCACAATTATTTTCTTCACAAATAGTAAAAAATATCGTTCCAAATACAAATTTTATGATTCCTTTACTTGAAATAGGGAAAAAATTAATAGTATCATTTTTTAATGGAGAAAATTTAACAATAGATAAAGAAGTAGAAGAAATTCTTCAATCAAATCCAGTATTTTTTCCGGTTGTATTTTCTCAACTTGGTATGTTAGATCCATTCTATGGTGGAACATCTATTAATTATGATAATGAAGAATATCTTGCGAGTCTTGAAAAGACTTTATATCCTCAAGTAACAGAAGGTAAAATATTCAAAAGTAATCAATTAGTAAAAAATTTGAATAAAGATGACAAATATCTCGATAAAACAGTTATAGTATATTCAACCACCAATGAAAAATCTGGAGATATAGCCTATAATTTTTCATATGCAGTCTTAAAAGCTTTTGGAGATATGACTGGAAGTACCGATGATGATATAGAAAATGATGGTGCAGTACCTTTATCGAGTCAAATTATAGAAGGAGTTGAAGGACCAAAAATAGATAATACATACTCTGAAAATACAACACATAAAGGAATACTATCCAATGAAAAAGTTATAGAAGGCGTATTCAAAAAATATATACTCATGGGTGGGATACAAAAATGA
- a CDS encoding lipase/acyltransferase domain-containing protein yields the protein MKKILLIISIMIINLIIFSSEIIYKKGEFFIDINDSKDYILNINNKKVELDENLYKVKEYDKLNSFNLIKLDKNSIISSEEFKYYIIDDYEKEHIIKYKDTELKLFKNSNIMGFKTIIKIQDNEIYINYYPDENANIDEVFIPLAIKNERLKNENFIKINSRVRLFNNLNYVNTKKYYPIISKELTKSDYYGIFPSILDIYDPVLLLKDIYTIQIIIDIKDTKKIEDYNELYKMKYKSNTLIIKRKEQPLNITLPFVTNSYREIDYSKQKNKKAIFFIHGLQPIYVDETINDLKTYPWRSYKRFETWNEWYRVFEKDLKKEYDYYEYIYDTHTKTYEEFGNDLYKELEKMNMKEYEEVYFISHSMGALVTLKALNNYEYKNIKKIIMLNGVNLGSPLQNVPQLFDSRLYEKTLKVDETIIKTFDILSKLSLSLIQKEKVDIEIYIKEVLEEYPIFFPALLTMNGILDPFKGGISIRFSNEEYIKNINKNLFKELDVLNYNENIIQLQKNNFYKDKTYYLFSDIKDFIDDPAFNFTYNSLKMMGEISQMDDRFIKNDGAVPVYSQKNGGETNVYSDFQDENLHHELVYKNEKIIKFVSNLINK from the coding sequence ATGAAAAAAATTTTATTAATAATATCGATAATGATTATAAATTTGATTATATTTTCATCTGAAATAATCTATAAAAAAGGAGAATTTTTTATAGATATAAATGACTCTAAAGATTATATATTAAATATAAATAATAAAAAAGTTGAGCTCGATGAAAACTTGTATAAGGTAAAAGAATATGATAAATTAAATTCTTTTAATCTCATAAAATTAGACAAAAATAGTATAATATCGAGTGAAGAATTTAAATATTATATAATAGATGATTATGAAAAAGAACATATAATAAAATATAAAGATACAGAATTAAAATTATTTAAAAATTCTAATATAATGGGATTCAAAACAATTATAAAAATACAAGACAATGAAATATATATAAATTATTATCCAGATGAAAATGCAAATATCGATGAAGTATTCATACCATTAGCCATAAAGAATGAAAGATTAAAAAATGAAAATTTTATAAAAATAAACTCAAGGGTAAGACTTTTTAATAATTTGAATTATGTTAATACAAAAAAATATTATCCAATAATAAGTAAAGAATTAACTAAAAGTGATTATTATGGCATTTTTCCTTCAATTTTAGATATATATGATCCAGTACTTTTATTAAAAGATATATATACAATTCAAATTATAATAGATATAAAAGATACAAAAAAAATAGAAGATTATAATGAACTCTATAAAATGAAATATAAATCAAATACATTGATAATAAAAAGAAAAGAGCAACCATTAAACATAACATTACCTTTTGTTACCAACTCTTATAGAGAAATAGATTATTCAAAACAAAAAAATAAAAAAGCGATATTTTTTATACATGGATTGCAGCCCATATATGTAGATGAAACTATAAATGATTTAAAAACATATCCATGGAGAAGCTATAAAAGATTTGAAACATGGAATGAATGGTATAGGGTCTTTGAAAAAGATTTAAAAAAAGAATATGATTATTATGAATATATATATGATACCCATACAAAAACTTATGAAGAATTTGGAAATGATCTTTATAAAGAATTAGAAAAAATGAATATGAAAGAATATGAAGAAGTATATTTTATATCCCATAGTATGGGAGCTTTAGTAACATTGAAAGCATTGAATAATTATGAATATAAAAATATCAAAAAAATAATAATGCTAAATGGAGTAAATCTTGGTTCACCTTTACAAAATGTCCCACAATTGTTTGATAGTAGATTATATGAAAAAACTTTAAAAGTAGACGAAACAATTATAAAAACATTTGATATACTTTCAAAACTTTCTTTATCATTAATTCAAAAAGAAAAGGTAGACATAGAAATATATATAAAAGAAGTACTCGAAGAATATCCAATATTCTTTCCAGCTCTTTTAACCATGAATGGAATATTAGATCCTTTTAAAGGTGGTATATCAATAAGATTTTCAAATGAAGAATATATAAAAAATATTAATAAAAATCTTTTTAAAGAATTAGATGTATTGAATTACAATGAAAATATAATACAATTACAAAAAAATAATTTTTACAAAGATAAAACTTATTATTTATTCTCAGACATAAAAGATTTCATAGATGATCCGGCTTTCAATTTCACATACAATTCTTTGAAAATGATGGGTGAAATTTCACAAATGGATGATCGATTTATAAAAAATGATGGAGCTGTACCAGTATATAGTCAAAAAAATGGCGGAGAAACAAATGTATATTCTGATTTTCAAGATGAAAATCTTCATCATGAATTAGTATACAAAAATGAAAAAATAATAAAATTTGTATCGAATTTAATAAACAAATGA